The Xenopus laevis strain J_2021 chromosome 7S, Xenopus_laevis_v10.1, whole genome shotgun sequence genome includes a window with the following:
- the LOC108697914 gene encoding olfactory receptor 1019, whose translation MASGTKENVSGFIIQGFSDTTEFQISFFVLLLGIYLIILLGNLITFLVISWNPHLHTPMYIFLQNLSFIDISFTSTILPNLLHILLTQQNNISFLGCMTQLYIFMSLAGCEYFILMAMSYDRYVAICDPLHYITRMSRKHCAWLITATFTAGFVDPVGLVVLISKLSYCASHLIDHFFCDVTPLLKLSCSSTFSVELFIYIVGTFFTFNSFLLTLTSYIFIISAILKIQTLKGRQKAFSTCASHLTCVIILYGTLICLYVRPTTSYSLKRDKYFSMLYIVLGPVLNPLIYTLKNREFQSSFNKVRQRFLILFFR comes from the coding sequence ATGGCCTCAGGAACTAAAGAAAACGTTTCAGGATTCATTATCCAAGGGTTCTCTGATACTACTGAGTTTCAAATCTCTTTTTTTGTGCTGTTACTTGGAATCTATCTCATCATTCTGTTGGGAAATCTCATCACATTCTTAGTCATTTCATGGAATCCTCACTTACACACCCCCATGTACATATTCTTGCAGAACCTTTCATTCATAGACATTTCTTTCACCTCAACTATTTTACCTAATTTGCTACATATTCTTCTCACCcaacaaaataatatttcattCTTGGGGTGTATGACTCAACTGTATATATTCATGTCCTTGGCTGGCTGTGAATATTTTATCCTAATGGCCATGTCATATGATCGTTATGTTGCCATCTGTGATCCCCTTCATTACATTACCCGAATGAGCCGGAAACATTGTGCTTGGCTTATAACTGCCACATTCACTGCTGGTTTTGTTGACCCTGTTGGCCTTGTTGTCCTTATATCTAAACTGTCATATTGTGCTTCCCATCTTATTGACCATTTTttctgtgatgtcacaccattgCTAAAACTTTCCTGCAGCAGCACTTTTAGTGTGgaacttttcatttatattgtagggacattttttactttcaaTTCCTTCCTCCTTACTCTGACCTCATACATATTTATTATCTCTGCTATCCTGAAAATACAAACTTTAAAGGGGCGACAAAAAGCCTTTTCTACCTGTGCTTCTCACCTGACCTGTGTGATAATCCTTTATGGGACACTTATTTGCTTGTACGTGAGACCCACCACAAGTTATTCTCTAAAAAGGGACAAGTATTTCTCAATGTTGTACATTGTCCTGGGCCCTGTGCTGAATCCTCTTATTTACACACTAAAAAATAGAGAATTTCAATCTTCTTTTAATAAAGTGAGGCAAagatttttaatattgttttttaggTAA
- the LOC108697162 gene encoding olfactory receptor 8H1: MALESNKNATGFIIQGFSDASEFQISFFVLLLGIYLIILLGNLIIFLVISCDPHLHTPMYIFLQILSFIDISSTSNILPILLHILLTQQNNISFLGCMTQIYFFGFLASSEYFLLTAMSYDRYVAICDPLHYITRMSRKHCVWFITATFTAGFVDPLSIVISISKLSYCASHAIDHFFCDVTPLLTLSCSSTFIVELLMYIEGTLFIFNSFLLTLTSYIFIISVILNIQSSEGRQKAFSTCASHLTCVITLYVTVLCLYMRPTTSYFLKRDKFFALLYIVLIPMLNPFIYTLKNREFQSSFNKVRQRCFRFLF, from the coding sequence ATGGCCTTAGAAAGTAACAAAAATGCTACAGGATTCATTATCCAAGGTTTCTCTGATGCCTCTGAGTTTCAAATCTCTTTTTTTGTGCTGTTACTTGGAATCTATCTCATCATTCTGTTGGGAAATCTCATCATATTCTTAGTCATTTCATGTGATCCTCACTTACACACCCCCATGTACATATTCTTGCAGATCCTTTCATTCATAGACATTTCTTCCACCTCAAATATTTTACCTATTTTGCTACATATTCTTCTCACTCAACAAAATAACATTTCGTTCTTGGGGTGTATgactcaaatttatttttttgggttcttGGCTTCCAGTGAATATTTTCTCCTGACGGCCATGTCATATGATCGTTATGTTGCCATCTGTGATCCCCTTCACTACATTACCCGAATGAGCAGGAAACATTGTGTTTGGTTTATAACTGCCACATTCACTGCTGGTTTTGTTGATCCTCTCAGCATTGTAATATCTATATCTAAACTGTCATATTGTGCTTCCCATGCTATTGACCATTTTttctgtgatgtcacaccattgCTAACACTTTCCTGCAGCAGCACTTTTATTGTggaacttttaatgtacattgaaGGGACATTGTTTATTTTCAATTCCTTCCTCCTTACTCTGACCTCATACATATTTATCATCTCTGTTATCCTGAATATCCAATCCTCAGaggggagacaaaaagccttttCTACCTGTGCTTCTCACCTGACCTGTGTGATAACCCTTTATGTGACAGTACTTTGCTTGTATATGAGACCCACCACAAGTTATTTTCTAAAAAGGGACAAGTTTTTTGCACTGCTGTATATTGTCCTGATCCCCATGCTAAATCCTTTTATCTACACACTGAAAAATAGAGAATTTCAATCTTCCTTTAATAAAGTGAGGCAAAGgtgttttagatttttattttag
- the LOC108697167 gene encoding olfactory receptor 8H3 encodes MVSGSQENISGFIIEGFSETPELQNHLFVLFLGIYLIILLGNLITFLVISWNPQLHTPMYIFLQNLSIIDISFTSDILPNLLHILLTQQNNISFFRCMTQLYIFMSLAGSEYFLLTAMSYDRYVAICDPLHYNVHMNRKHCAWLITATYIFGFVDSIGHVVIISKLSYCASRLINHFFCDIAPFLQLSCSSTFGVELLIYIDGTFLVFSSFLLTLTSYIFIISAILKIRSSEGRQKAFSTCASHLTCVITLYVTVICLYVRPKKMYSLKRDKYFSLLYIVLVPMLNPLIYTLKNREFKYSLIKMRQRIAFILDSC; translated from the coding sequence ATGGTCTCAGGAAGTCAAGAAAACATTTCAGGGTTTATCATCGAAGGGTTTTCCGAAACTCCTGAGCTTCAAAATCATCTTTTTGTGCTATTTCTTGGAATCTATCTAATCATTCTGCTGGGAAATCTCATCACATTCTTAGTCATTTCATGGAATCCTCAATTACACACCCCCATGTACATATTCTTGCAGAACCTTTCAATCATAGACATTTCTTTCACCTCAGATATTTTACCTAATTTGCTACATATTCTTCTCACTcaacaaaataacatttcattctTCAGGTGTATGACTCAACTGTATATTTTCATGTCCTTGGCTGGCAGTGAATACTTTCTCCTAACGGCCATGTCATATGATCGTTATGTTGCCATCTGTGATCCCCTTCATTACAATGTCCATATGAACAGGAAACATTGTGCTTGGCTTATAACTGCAACATATATCTTTGGTTTTGTTGACTCTATTGGACATGTTGTCATTATATCTAAACTATCATATTGTGCTTCCCGtcttattaatcattttttttgtgatattgCACCATTTCTGCAACTTTCTTGCAGCAGCACTTTTGGTGTGGAACTTCTCATTTATATTGATGGGACATTTCTGGTTTTTAGTTCCTTCCTCCTTACTCTGACCTCATACATATTTATCATCTCTGCTATCCTGAAAATCCGATCCTCAGaggggagacaaaaagccttttCTACCTGTGCTTCTCACTTGACCTGTGTGATAACCCTTTATGTGACAGTTATTTGCTTGTATGTAagacccaaaaaaatgtattctcttaAAAGGGACAAGTATTTTTCACTGCTTTACATTGTCTTGGTCCCCATGCTAAATCCTCTCATTTACACACTGAAAAATAGAGAATTTAAATATTCTCTTATTAAAATGAGGCAAagaattgcatttattttagattCGTGTTAA
- the LOC108697166 gene encoding olfactory receptor 1019, with protein sequence MASGTKENVSGFIIQGFSDTPRFQISFFVLFLGIYLIILLGNLIIFLVISWNPHLHTPMYIFLQILSFIDISFTSTTLPNFLHILLTQQNNISFLGCMTQMYVFASVASSEYFLLTAMSYDRYVAICDPLHYITRMSQKHCVWLITATFTAGFVQPVSLVVLISKLSYCASHLINHFFCDVTPLLTLSCSSTFIVELFIYIEGTFLTFNSFLLTLISYIFIISAILKIQTLKGRQKAFSTCASHLTCVIILYGTVLCLYMRPTTSYSLKRDKHFSLLYIILGPVLNPLIYTLKNTEFQSSFTKVRQRLGM encoded by the coding sequence ATGGCCTCAGGAACTAAAGAAAACGTTTCCGGATTCATTATCCAAGGGTTCTCTGATACTCCCAGGTTTCAAATCTctttttttgttctattccttGGAATCTATCTCATCATTCTGCTGGGAAATCTCATAATATTCTTAGTCATTTCATGGAATCCTCACTTACACACCCCCATGTACATATTCTTGCAGATCCTTTCATTCATAGATATTTCTTTCACCTCAACTACTTTACCAAATTTTCTACATATTCTTCTCACAcaacaaaataacatttcattctTGGGGTGTATGACTCAAATGTATGTTTTTGCATCCGTGGCTTCCAGTGAATATTTTCTCCTGACGGCCATGTCATATGATCGTTATGTTGCCATCTGTGATCCCCTTCATTACATTACCCGAATGAGCCAGAAACATTGTGTTTGGCTTATAACTGCCACATTCACTGCTGGGTTTGTTCAACCGGTCAGCCTTGTTGTCCTTATATCTAAACTGTCATATTGTGCTTCCCATCTtattaaccattttttctgtgatgtcacaccattgCTAACACTTTCCTGCAGCAGCACTTTTATTGTGgaacttttcatttatattgaAGGGACATTTCTTACTTTCAATTCCTTCCTCCTTACTCTGATCTCATACATATTTATCATCTCTGCTATCCTGAAAATACAAACTTTAAAGGGGCGACAAAAAGCCTTTTCTACCTGTGCTTCTCACCTGACCTGTGTGATAATCCTTTATGGGACAGTACTTTGCTTGTACATGAGACCCACCACAAGTTATTCTCTAAAAAGGGACAAGCATTTCTCTCTGTTGTACATTATCCTGGGCCCTGTGCTGAATCCTCTAATTTACACactaaaaaatacagaatttcaaTCTTCTTTTACTAAAGTAAGGcaaagattagggatgtag
- the LOC108697163 gene encoding olfactory receptor 1019 codes for MASESHENVSGFIIQGFSDTPQLHISLFVLFLIIYLIILLGNLITFLVISWNPHLHTPMYIFLQNLSFIDISSTSNILPNLLHILLTQQNNISFLGCLTQMYIFVSLASSEYILLVAMSYDRYVAICDPLHYITRMSRKHCDWLITASYTVGFVDSVGHVVLISKLSYCASHLLNHFFCDVAPLLKLTCSSTFSVEILFYIVGIFLVFNSFLLTLISYIFIISAILKIQSSEGRQKVFSTCASHLTCVITLYVTVICLYMRPTKSYSLERDKYFSLLYIILGPVLNPFIYTMKNKEFQSSFIKMSRRILFNLVNHSR; via the coding sequence ATGGCTTCAGAAAGTCACGAAAATGTTTCGGGATTCATCATCCAAGGGTTCTCTGATACTCCCCAGCTTCATATCTCTCTTTTTGTGCTATTTCTTATAATCTATCTCATCATTCTGTTGGGAAATCTCATCACATTCTTAGTCATTTCATGGAATCCTCACTTACACACCCCCATGTACATATTCTTGCAGAACCTTTCATTCATAGACATTTCTTCCACCTCAAATATTTTACCTAATTTGCTGCATATTCTTCTCACAcagcaaaataacatttcattctTGGGGTGTTTGactcaaatgtatatttttgtgtctTTGGCTTCCAGTGAATACATTCTATTGGTTGCCATGTCATATGATCGTTATGTTGCCATCTGTGATCCCCTTCATTACATTACCCGAATGAGCAGGAAACATTGTGATTGGCTTATAACTGCCTCATACACTGTTGGTTTTGTTGATTCTGTTGGACATGTTGTCCTTATATCTAAACTGTCATATTGTGCTTCCCATCTTCttaaccattttttctgtgatgTTGCACCGTTGCTAAAACTGACCTGCAGCAGCACTTTTAGTGtggaaattttattttacattgtaggCATATTTCTGGTTTTCAATTCCTTCCTCCTTACTCTGATCTCATACATATTTATCATCTCTGCTATCCTGAAAATCCAATCCTCAGAGGGGAGACAAAAAGTCTTTTCTACTTGTGCTTCTCACCTGACCTGTGTGATAACCCTTTATGTGACAGTTATTTGCTTGTACATGAGACCCACAAAAAGTTATTCCCTGGAAAGAGACAAGTATTTTTCATTGTTGTACATTATCTTGGGCCCTGTGCTAAATCCTTTTATTTACACAATGAAAAACAAAGAATTTCAATCTTCTTTTATTAAAATGAGTAGAAGAATACTATTTAATTTAGTTAACCATTCAAGGTGA
- the LOC108697164 gene encoding olfactory receptor 8H1 → MASESPKNVSGFIIQGFSDTPQLHISLFVLFLGIYLIILLGNLITFLVISWNPHLHTPMYIFLQNLSFIDISSTSNILPNLLHILLTQQNNISFLGCMTQMYIFVSLASSEYFLLTAMSYDRYVAICDPLHYIDRMSRKHCAWLITATFTVGFVDSVGHVVLISKLSYCASHLLNHFFCDVAPLLKLTCSSTFSVEILFYIVGTFLVFNSFLLTLTSYIFIISAILKIQSSEGRQKAFSTCASHLTCVITLYVTVICLYMRPTKCYSLERDKYFSLLYIILGPVLNPLIYTLKNKEFQSSLIKMSRRILFNLVNDLR, encoded by the coding sequence ATGGCTTCAGAAAGTCCCAAAAATGTTTCGGGATTCATCATCCAAGGGTTCTCTGATACTCCCCAGCTTCATATCTCTCTTTTTGTGCTATTTCTTGGAATCTATCTCATCATTCTGTTGGGAAATCTCATCACATTCTTAGTCATTTCATGGAATCCTCACTTACACACCCCCATGTACATATTCTTGCAGAACCTTTCATTCATAGACATTTCTTCCACCTCAAATATTTTACCTAATTTGCTGCATATTCTTCTCACAcagcaaaataacatttcattctTGGGGTGTATGactcaaatgtatatttttgtgtctTTGGCTTCTAGTGAATATTTTCTCCTGACGGCCATGTCATATGATCGTTATGTTGCCATCTGTGATCCCCTTCATTACATTGACCGAATGAGCAGGAAACATTGTGCTTGGCTTATAACTGCCACATTCACTGTTGGTTTTGTTGATTCTGTTGGACATGTTGTCCTTATATCTAAACTGTCATATTGTGCTTCCCATCTTCttaaccattttttctgtgatgTTGCACCATTGCTAAAACTGACCTGCAGCAGCACTTTTAGTGtggaaattttattttacattgtaggCACATTTCTGGTTTTCAATTCCTTCCTCCTTACTCTGACCTCATACATATTTATCATCTCTGCTATCCTGAAAATCCAATCCTCAGAGGGGAGACAAAAAGCATTTTCTACTTGTGCTTCTCACCTGACCTGTGTGATAACCCTTTATGTGACAGTTATTTGTTTGTACATGAGACCCACAAAATGTTATTCCCTGGAAAGAGACAAGTATTTTTCATTGTTGTACATTATCCTGGGCCCTGTGCTAAATCCTCTTATTTACACACTGAAAAACAAAGAATTTCAATCTTCTTTAATTAAAATGAGTAGAAGAATACTATTTAATTTAGTTAACGATTTAAGGTGA